Genomic window (Terriglobales bacterium):
CGCTTAGGCCCGAAGCGAAAGTTCTGGGTTTCGTTCATAGTTCACACTGCATAGTTCACACTTCTAGCCGCGCCGCCTCCGTATAAACTCGACTCAGCGTGTCCCTCGACCTCGCCATTCGTCCCGCGCGCAACCTGCTCGGCGCTCTCCGGCTGCCCGGTGACAAGTCCATCTCCCACCGTTACGCCATCCTGGCCGCGCTGGCCGCGGGCGAGTCCCGCCTGGAGAACTTCTCCACTGGCGCTGACTGCGCCTCCACGCTCGCTTGCTTGAGCGCGCTCGGCGCCACCGTGACCCGAACCGCAGCGGGCATGATCAACATTCTCGGCCGCGGCCCGGTGCTCGCCGCTCCCCAGGGTTCGCTCGACTGCGGCAACTCCGGCTCCACCATGCGCATGTTGGCCGGCGTGCTGGCCGCGCAACCCTTTCAAAGTCAGCTCATCGGTGACGCCTCGCTCTCCCGCCGTCCGATGGCCCGTGTCATCGAGCCGCTCACGAAGATGGGCGCTTCCATCACCGCCTCCGATGGAGCCTGCCCGCCGCTGCGCATCTCCGGCGCCGGTCTCCGCGGCATGGATTACGCCCTGCCGGTGCCCAGCGCCCAGGTGAAGACCGCGGTGCTGTTTGCGGGCCTGCTGGCCCAAGGCGAGACCTCGGTCTCCGAACCTGTGCGCACTCGCGACCACGGCGAACTGGCGCTCGAAGCCTTTGGCGCCCGCCTCACCCGAGCCCTGGGACGCGTTTCCATTCAGGGCGGCCAGCCGCTGCATCCGGTCGCAATGCGCATCCCCGGCGACATCTCGACCGCCGCTTTTTTCCTCTGCGCCGCCGCCCTGTTCCCGCAATCGAACCTGGTTCTGGACGACGTCCTGCTCAACCCCACGCGTTCCGCCCTGCTCGACGTCCTCTCTGCGCTGGGCGCTCGGGTTTCCATGCTCAACGTCGAAGACCGGCTGGGCGAGCTCGCCGGCACTATCCGCCTGGAGCCGCGTCCTTTAGGCGGCGTCCGCATCTCCGGCGTCCAGACCGTTGCCCTGATCGATGAATTGCCGGTGCTGGCCGCCATCGCGCCCTACACCGAACAGGGCATCGAGATCCGTGACGCCGCTGAGCTGCGCGTCAAGGAGTCGGACCGGATCGCCGCCGTCGCGCAAAACCTGCGCGCCCTGGGCGCTAATGTGGAGGAATTTCCCGATGGCCTGCGCGTCCCCGGCGGTCAGCCACTCAAGGGCGGGGAAGTGGACTCCTTCGGCGACCACCGCATCGCCATGGCCTTCGCCGTCGCTGCCCTGCGCGCCCAGGATCAGGTCGTCATCCGCAACGCCGACGCCGCCCGTGTTTCTTTTCCGGAGTTTTTCGAGACGTTGGAGAAGCTTGTGGAGCGCTGAAGCCGCCGAGCTGCATGTGAGGACTGAATGCCGGAACGCTGGGAGAGCCGGCCTCGGGTGGCAGGAAAGTCAGCTTCAAGGAGCATTAGCCCTGGGGGCAACTGAAGAGAACGACGCCGCTCAAACCACCAAATGAGCAAGTAACCAAGATGAATTGATTCACTGACTCACTGATTCAAGCTGTTTCTTCGGTACTTTCACATCGCTCGCCAGTCCCACCGCCGCCATCGCCCGGATGAAGTACCACCCGATATCCACTTCCCACCACTTCCATCCGAAGCGTGCCGAGTTGGTCTGCGAATGATGATTGCGATGCCAGTTCTCGCCCCACGCGGAAAGTTGCAGCGGTCCCAGCCACCACAGGTTCTTGCTGGAGTCGCCCTTGTGCTCGCCCAGGTGGGTCAGGCTGTTCACCGCACACTGCCCGTGGAGCGAGTACACCATGCGCAGCGCGCCCATCCAGAAGAATCCCTCCCAGCCGAACAGCAATCCCCACAGCAGGGAAACAATGATGATCGGCGTCTCCATCCGCGTCCAGAAATGGTAGATGGGTTTGTTCAGGTCCGGAGCCCACTTCTCCAGGCTCTCCGGAGGATTCTGGTACAGCCACCTGAGGTGCGCCCACCAGA
Coding sequences:
- the aroA gene encoding 3-phosphoshikimate 1-carboxyvinyltransferase; translation: MSLDLAIRPARNLLGALRLPGDKSISHRYAILAALAAGESRLENFSTGADCASTLACLSALGATVTRTAAGMINILGRGPVLAAPQGSLDCGNSGSTMRMLAGVLAAQPFQSQLIGDASLSRRPMARVIEPLTKMGASITASDGACPPLRISGAGLRGMDYALPVPSAQVKTAVLFAGLLAQGETSVSEPVRTRDHGELALEAFGARLTRALGRVSIQGGQPLHPVAMRIPGDISTAAFFLCAAALFPQSNLVLDDVLLNPTRSALLDVLSALGARVSMLNVEDRLGELAGTIRLEPRPLGGVRISGVQTVALIDELPVLAAIAPYTEQGIEIRDAAELRVKESDRIAAVAQNLRALGANVEEFPDGLRVPGGQPLKGGEVDSFGDHRIAMAFAVAALRAQDQVVIRNADAARVSFPEFFETLEKLVER